The following proteins are encoded in a genomic region of Glycine soja cultivar W05 chromosome 17, ASM419377v2, whole genome shotgun sequence:
- the LOC114392576 gene encoding plant cysteine oxidase 2-like isoform X2 encodes MKRDNNIGGVSIEMEQGGDRVGHVNKVIGYGIRVIVKKRKPYHHHHRRIHNKKTVPNKVPKALQELFVSCRETFKGPGGTVPSPQDVQKLCHILDSMKPEDVGLRSDLQFFKPENIVKENQRVTCTTIYSCENFSLCLFFLPAKGVIPLHNHPEMTVFSKLLLGQMHIKSYDWVDSEVSHNLLHQPSQFRLARLKANNVFTAPCDTSVLYPQSGGNIHEFTAITPCAVLDVLGPPYSKDDGRDCSFYRDHPYTAFPNGESGKVKEENDSYGWLEEIEMPENSQMDGIEYLGPPIIETAL; translated from the exons ATGAAGAGGGATAATAATATTGGTGGTGTCTCGATTGAAATGGAGCAGGGTGGAGACAGAGTTGGACATGTTAACAAGGTTATTGGTTATGGGATAAGGGTCATTGTTAAGAAGAGGAAACcttaccatcatcatcatcgtaGGATTCATAATAAGAAGACAGTGCCTAATAAAGTCCCAAAGGCACTTCAGGAGCTATTTGTTTCATGCAGGGAAACATTCAAGGGTCCTGGTGGTACTGTTCCCTCACCACAAGATGTTCAGAAACTGTGTCACATTCTTG ATAGCATGAAGCCAGAAGATGTAGGGCTAAGATCAGATCTGCAGTTCTTCAAGCCTGAAAATATTGTCAAAGAGAACCAAAGGGTCACGTGCACAACCATATATAGTTGTGAGAATTTCTCG CTCTGCCTCTTTTTCCTACCTGCAAAGGGAGTCATTCCCCTCCACAACCACCCAGAAATGACTGTTTTCAGTAAACTTCTTTTGGGTCAAATGCATATTAAGTCCTACGATTGGGTTGATTCTGAGGTCTCTCATAATTTGTTGCACCAACCATCTCAGT TCAGATTGGCAAGGTTAAAAGCTAATAATGTGTTCACAGCACCCTGCGACACTTCAGTTCTGTATCCACAAAGTGGAGGCAACATCCATGAATTCACAGCTATAACTCCATGTGCTGTGCTTGATGTCCTTGGGCCACCTTATTCCAAAGATGATGGCAGGGATTGCTCTTTCTATAGAGATCACCCTTATACTGCTTTTCCAA ATGGAGAAAGTGGTAAGGTGAAAGAAGAGAATGATAGTTACGGATGGTTAGAAGAAATTGAGATGCCAGAAAACTCTCAAATGGATGGAATTGAGTATTTGGGTCCTCCAATTATAGAGACTGCCCTATAG
- the LOC114392576 gene encoding plant cysteine oxidase 2-like isoform X1, producing MKRDNNIGGVSIEMEQGGDRVGHVNKVIGYGIRVIVKKRKPYHHHHRRIHNKKTVPNKVPKALQELFVSCRETFKGPGGTVPSPQDVQKLCHILDSMKPEDVGLRSDLQFFKPENIVKENQRVTCTTIYSCENFSLCLFFLPAKGVIPLHNHPEMTVFSKLLLGQMHIKSYDWVDSEVSHNLLHQPSQFRLARLKANNVFTAPCDTSVLYPQSGGNIHEFTAITPCAVLDVLGPPYSKDDGRDCSFYRDHPYTAFPTADGESGKVKEENDSYGWLEEIEMPENSQMDGIEYLGPPIIETAL from the exons ATGAAGAGGGATAATAATATTGGTGGTGTCTCGATTGAAATGGAGCAGGGTGGAGACAGAGTTGGACATGTTAACAAGGTTATTGGTTATGGGATAAGGGTCATTGTTAAGAAGAGGAAACcttaccatcatcatcatcgtaGGATTCATAATAAGAAGACAGTGCCTAATAAAGTCCCAAAGGCACTTCAGGAGCTATTTGTTTCATGCAGGGAAACATTCAAGGGTCCTGGTGGTACTGTTCCCTCACCACAAGATGTTCAGAAACTGTGTCACATTCTTG ATAGCATGAAGCCAGAAGATGTAGGGCTAAGATCAGATCTGCAGTTCTTCAAGCCTGAAAATATTGTCAAAGAGAACCAAAGGGTCACGTGCACAACCATATATAGTTGTGAGAATTTCTCG CTCTGCCTCTTTTTCCTACCTGCAAAGGGAGTCATTCCCCTCCACAACCACCCAGAAATGACTGTTTTCAGTAAACTTCTTTTGGGTCAAATGCATATTAAGTCCTACGATTGGGTTGATTCTGAGGTCTCTCATAATTTGTTGCACCAACCATCTCAGT TCAGATTGGCAAGGTTAAAAGCTAATAATGTGTTCACAGCACCCTGCGACACTTCAGTTCTGTATCCACAAAGTGGAGGCAACATCCATGAATTCACAGCTATAACTCCATGTGCTGTGCTTGATGTCCTTGGGCCACCTTATTCCAAAGATGATGGCAGGGATTGCTCTTTCTATAGAGATCACCCTTATACTGCTTTTCCAA CTGCAGATGGAGAAAGTGGTAAGGTGAAAGAAGAGAATGATAGTTACGGATGGTTAGAAGAAATTGAGATGCCAGAAAACTCTCAAATGGATGGAATTGAGTATTTGGGTCCTCCAATTATAGAGACTGCCCTATAG
- the LOC114392494 gene encoding protein RRP6-like 2 isoform X1: MNVDHDQPPSATKAQALQTLTAGPLSSSVAKLAASSRCIPSDKDFHFYRNFEEFKVPVEEIARESRSMLEAIGAAAAHAAFPDNDVDDDAAYDWLVNANDDVLERFDASVDEFRKVRQEEEETGRPAMHPMEEDGFQLVTGKKKKGGKGNVTPAATGSEVAAVAPPGVTVATKDKKTMGPKSKVPFHIPTIRRPQDEYNIVVNNANMPFEHVWLQRSDDGLSFIHPLEKLSVLNFVDTNLGDVVPVKPPSIESTPFKLVEEVKDLKELAAKLRSVNEFAVDLEHNQYRSFQGLTCLMQISTRTEDFIVDTLKLRIHIGPYLREIFKDPAKRKVMHGADRDIAWLQRDFGIYICNLFDTHQASKLLNLERNSLEHILHHFCEVTANKEYQNADWRLRPLPDEMIRYAREDTHYLLYIYDLMRIKLFALSKESESSESSDTPLVEVYKRSYDVCIQLYEKELLTENSYLHIYGLQGAGFNAQQLAIVSGLCEWRDIVARAEDESTGYVLPNKSVLEIAKQMPLTTSKLRRLVKSKHPYVEHNLDTVVSIIRHSIQNAASFEEAAQQLKEAQAVTASDVVPVTDGTEDPPSHTRHSKESSQHQATSVPIKIKSNSLIFEPPKDSLTIAEQNRDANVGALSTAKGNGAAVQVLKKPTGAFGALLGSSASKRKLGPGKGKEEIKLEQIRSSVSLPFHSFLGSSEKSEPTEEIPSVASEMSEPQKPVSDVVSASPVDEIIMLESDTGAKDMEQNNLENSNEHREKDSVVSTSGKEDEDEPVSLSELSSNLKKCFHSNDQNNKIRQPKKTEQPSGLVQLKPFDYEAARKHVKFGEHKKHASSKGSDGHMEVVEDSGSKKQRSTTGQGQASDLSKQLPQGRRRQAFPASGNRSSTFR; encoded by the exons ATGAACGTGGATCACGATCAGCCTCCCTCGGCGACGAAGGCCCAGGCGCTGCAGACCCTAACGGCGGGTCCTCTATCGTCGTCGGTGGCGAAGCTCGCTGCGTCCTCGCGGTGCATCCCTTCCGACAAGGACTTCCACTTCTACCGCAACTTCGAGGAGTTCAAGGTCCCCGTCGAGGAAATCGCTCGGGAGTCGCGGTCGATGCTCGAGGCCATCGGCGCTGCGGCAGCGCATGCGGCGTTCCCTGACAACGACGTCGACGACGACGCCGCATACGACTGGCTGGTAAACGCGAATGACGACGTTTTGGAGCGGTTCGACGCGTCGGTGGACGAGTTCCGGAAGGTTCGGcaggaggaagaggagactgGGCGTCCGGCGATGCATCCGATGGAGGAAGATGGGTTTCAATTGGTGacggggaagaagaagaaaggggggAAAGGGAATGTGACTCCGGCAGCGACGGGTTCTGAGGTGGCGGCAGTGGCGCCACCGGGAGTTACGGTGGCAACTAAGGATAAGAAGACGATGGGGCCGAAGTCGAAGGTTCCGTTTCATATACCAACGATTAGGAGGCCGCAGGATGAGTATAATATAGTGGTTAATAATGCAAACATGCCGTTTGAGCATGTTTGGTTGCAGAGGAGTGATGATGGGTTGAGCTTCATTCATCCACTG GAAAAGCTAtctgttttgaattttgttGATACAAATCTTGGGGATGTTGTGCCTGTGAAGCCTCCCTCGATAGAAAGCACCCCTTTTAAGCTCGTTGAGGAAGTCAAAGATTTAAAGGAGTTGGCGGCTAAGCTGCGTTCTGTTAATGAGTTTGCT GTTGATTTGGAACATAATCAATATCGGTCTTTCCAAGGTTTGACTTGCCTGATGCAAATTTCAACAAGGACTGAAGATTTTATTGTTGACACATTGAAACTTCGCATTCATATTGGACCCTATCTAAGGGAAATCTTCAAGGACCCTGCCAAGAGGAAG GTCATGCATGGTGCGGATCGAGATATTGCATGGCTTCAACGAGACTTTGGAATTTACATTTGTAATTTGTTTGACACTCACCAG GCTTCAAAGTTGTTAAACTTGGAGAGAAATAGTTTGGAGCATATTCTACATCATTTTTGTGAAGTTACTGCAAACAAAGA ATACCAGAATGCAGACTGGAGACTACGTCCACTTCCTGATGAGATGATAAG ATATGCCAGAGAAGATACACACTATCTGTTGTATATATACGACTTAATGAGGATTAAGTTATTTGCCTTGTCTAAGGAGTCTGAAAGTTCTGAGTCTTCAGACACTCCTCTGGTGGAG GTCTACAAACGCAGTTATGATGTCTGCATTCAGCTATATGAGAAAGAACTTTTGACAGAGAACTCCTATCTTCATATATATGG GTTGCAAGGGGCCGGTTTCAATGCTCAGCAGCTTGCCATTGTTTCT GGGCTGTGTGAATGGAGGGACATTGTTGCCCGTGCAGAGGATGAAAGTACAGGATATGTATTGCCAAATAAATCTGTTCTTGAAATCG CTAAGCAGATGCCTCTTACTACAAGCAAGCTACGGCGATTGGTGAAGTCAAAACACCCTTATGTTGAACACAATCTTGATACTGTTGTCAGCATCATTAGGCATTCAATCCAGAATGCTGCTTCATTTGAGGAAGCTGCTCAACAGTTGAAAGAAGCACAAGCTGTCACT GCATCAGATGTAGTACCTGTTACAGATGGAACTGAAGATCCCCCATCTCATACACGGCATTCTAAG GAATCTTCTCAGCATCAAGCTACAAGTGTACCAATAAAAATTAAGTCCAATAGTCTTATTTTTGAGCCACCAAAGGATAGTCTCACAATTGCAGAGCAGAATAGGGATGCAAATGTTGGTGCACTTTCTACAGCAAAG GGGAATGGAGCAGCTGTTCAGGTGCTTAAAAAGCCTACTGGTGCTTTTGGGGCACTCCTGGGGAGTTCTGCTTCAAAGAGGAAGCTTGGTCCTGGTAAG GGCAAGGAAGAGATCAAGCTAGAGCAGATTAGATCTTCTGTCAGTCTTCCTTTCCATTCATTTTTGGGTAGCAGTGAAAAGTCAGAACCTACAGAAGAAATTCCTAGTGTAGCATCTGAAATGTCAGAACCGCAGAAACCTGTTTCTGATGTAGTTTCTGCCTCTCCAGTAGATGAGATTATAATGCTAGAATCAGATACGGGTGCAAAGGATATGGAGCAGAATAACCTAGAAAACTCCAATGAACACAGGGAGAAAGATTCTGTTGTGTCCACTTCGGGAAAAGAGGATGAAGATGAGCCAGTATCACTGTCAGAATTGTCAtcgaatttaaaaaaatgctttcattcaaatgatcaaaataataaaatcagaCAGCCCAAGAAAACTGAACAGCCCAGTGGCTTAGTGCAGCTGAAGCCATTTGATTATGAAGCTGCAAGGAAACATGTTAAGTTTGGAGAACATAAAAAGCATGCATCTTCCAAGGGTTCCGATGGTCATATGGAGGTAGTAGAGGACTCCGGTAGCAAGAAGCAGCGTTCGACAACAGGACAGGGACAAGCTAGTGATTTGAGTAAACAATTGCCACAAGGTAGAAGACGTCAGGCGTTTCCTGCTTCTGGGAATCGTAGTTCAACATTCCGCTGA
- the LOC114392494 gene encoding protein RRP6-like 2 isoform X2, with the protein MNVDHDQPPSATKAQALQTLTAGPLSSSVAKLAASSRCIPSDKDFHFYRNFEEFKVPVEEIARESRSMLEAIGAAAAHAAFPDNDVDDDAAYDWLVNANDDVLERFDASVDEFRKVRQEEEETGRPAMHPMEEDGFQLVTGKKKKGGKGNVTPAATGSEVAAVAPPGVTVATKDKKTMGPKSKVPFHIPTIRRPQDEYNIVVNNANMPFEHVWLQRSDDGLSFIHPLVDLEHNQYRSFQGLTCLMQISTRTEDFIVDTLKLRIHIGPYLREIFKDPAKRKVMHGADRDIAWLQRDFGIYICNLFDTHQASKLLNLERNSLEHILHHFCEVTANKEYQNADWRLRPLPDEMIRYAREDTHYLLYIYDLMRIKLFALSKESESSESSDTPLVEVYKRSYDVCIQLYEKELLTENSYLHIYGLQGAGFNAQQLAIVSGLCEWRDIVARAEDESTGYVLPNKSVLEIAKQMPLTTSKLRRLVKSKHPYVEHNLDTVVSIIRHSIQNAASFEEAAQQLKEAQAVTASDVVPVTDGTEDPPSHTRHSKESSQHQATSVPIKIKSNSLIFEPPKDSLTIAEQNRDANVGALSTAKGNGAAVQVLKKPTGAFGALLGSSASKRKLGPGKGKEEIKLEQIRSSVSLPFHSFLGSSEKSEPTEEIPSVASEMSEPQKPVSDVVSASPVDEIIMLESDTGAKDMEQNNLENSNEHREKDSVVSTSGKEDEDEPVSLSELSSNLKKCFHSNDQNNKIRQPKKTEQPSGLVQLKPFDYEAARKHVKFGEHKKHASSKGSDGHMEVVEDSGSKKQRSTTGQGQASDLSKQLPQGRRRQAFPASGNRSSTFR; encoded by the exons ATGAACGTGGATCACGATCAGCCTCCCTCGGCGACGAAGGCCCAGGCGCTGCAGACCCTAACGGCGGGTCCTCTATCGTCGTCGGTGGCGAAGCTCGCTGCGTCCTCGCGGTGCATCCCTTCCGACAAGGACTTCCACTTCTACCGCAACTTCGAGGAGTTCAAGGTCCCCGTCGAGGAAATCGCTCGGGAGTCGCGGTCGATGCTCGAGGCCATCGGCGCTGCGGCAGCGCATGCGGCGTTCCCTGACAACGACGTCGACGACGACGCCGCATACGACTGGCTGGTAAACGCGAATGACGACGTTTTGGAGCGGTTCGACGCGTCGGTGGACGAGTTCCGGAAGGTTCGGcaggaggaagaggagactgGGCGTCCGGCGATGCATCCGATGGAGGAAGATGGGTTTCAATTGGTGacggggaagaagaagaaaggggggAAAGGGAATGTGACTCCGGCAGCGACGGGTTCTGAGGTGGCGGCAGTGGCGCCACCGGGAGTTACGGTGGCAACTAAGGATAAGAAGACGATGGGGCCGAAGTCGAAGGTTCCGTTTCATATACCAACGATTAGGAGGCCGCAGGATGAGTATAATATAGTGGTTAATAATGCAAACATGCCGTTTGAGCATGTTTGGTTGCAGAGGAGTGATGATGGGTTGAGCTTCATTCATCCACTG GTTGATTTGGAACATAATCAATATCGGTCTTTCCAAGGTTTGACTTGCCTGATGCAAATTTCAACAAGGACTGAAGATTTTATTGTTGACACATTGAAACTTCGCATTCATATTGGACCCTATCTAAGGGAAATCTTCAAGGACCCTGCCAAGAGGAAG GTCATGCATGGTGCGGATCGAGATATTGCATGGCTTCAACGAGACTTTGGAATTTACATTTGTAATTTGTTTGACACTCACCAG GCTTCAAAGTTGTTAAACTTGGAGAGAAATAGTTTGGAGCATATTCTACATCATTTTTGTGAAGTTACTGCAAACAAAGA ATACCAGAATGCAGACTGGAGACTACGTCCACTTCCTGATGAGATGATAAG ATATGCCAGAGAAGATACACACTATCTGTTGTATATATACGACTTAATGAGGATTAAGTTATTTGCCTTGTCTAAGGAGTCTGAAAGTTCTGAGTCTTCAGACACTCCTCTGGTGGAG GTCTACAAACGCAGTTATGATGTCTGCATTCAGCTATATGAGAAAGAACTTTTGACAGAGAACTCCTATCTTCATATATATGG GTTGCAAGGGGCCGGTTTCAATGCTCAGCAGCTTGCCATTGTTTCT GGGCTGTGTGAATGGAGGGACATTGTTGCCCGTGCAGAGGATGAAAGTACAGGATATGTATTGCCAAATAAATCTGTTCTTGAAATCG CTAAGCAGATGCCTCTTACTACAAGCAAGCTACGGCGATTGGTGAAGTCAAAACACCCTTATGTTGAACACAATCTTGATACTGTTGTCAGCATCATTAGGCATTCAATCCAGAATGCTGCTTCATTTGAGGAAGCTGCTCAACAGTTGAAAGAAGCACAAGCTGTCACT GCATCAGATGTAGTACCTGTTACAGATGGAACTGAAGATCCCCCATCTCATACACGGCATTCTAAG GAATCTTCTCAGCATCAAGCTACAAGTGTACCAATAAAAATTAAGTCCAATAGTCTTATTTTTGAGCCACCAAAGGATAGTCTCACAATTGCAGAGCAGAATAGGGATGCAAATGTTGGTGCACTTTCTACAGCAAAG GGGAATGGAGCAGCTGTTCAGGTGCTTAAAAAGCCTACTGGTGCTTTTGGGGCACTCCTGGGGAGTTCTGCTTCAAAGAGGAAGCTTGGTCCTGGTAAG GGCAAGGAAGAGATCAAGCTAGAGCAGATTAGATCTTCTGTCAGTCTTCCTTTCCATTCATTTTTGGGTAGCAGTGAAAAGTCAGAACCTACAGAAGAAATTCCTAGTGTAGCATCTGAAATGTCAGAACCGCAGAAACCTGTTTCTGATGTAGTTTCTGCCTCTCCAGTAGATGAGATTATAATGCTAGAATCAGATACGGGTGCAAAGGATATGGAGCAGAATAACCTAGAAAACTCCAATGAACACAGGGAGAAAGATTCTGTTGTGTCCACTTCGGGAAAAGAGGATGAAGATGAGCCAGTATCACTGTCAGAATTGTCAtcgaatttaaaaaaatgctttcattcaaatgatcaaaataataaaatcagaCAGCCCAAGAAAACTGAACAGCCCAGTGGCTTAGTGCAGCTGAAGCCATTTGATTATGAAGCTGCAAGGAAACATGTTAAGTTTGGAGAACATAAAAAGCATGCATCTTCCAAGGGTTCCGATGGTCATATGGAGGTAGTAGAGGACTCCGGTAGCAAGAAGCAGCGTTCGACAACAGGACAGGGACAAGCTAGTGATTTGAGTAAACAATTGCCACAAGGTAGAAGACGTCAGGCGTTTCCTGCTTCTGGGAATCGTAGTTCAACATTCCGCTGA